From a region of the Phragmites australis chromosome 21, lpPhrAust1.1, whole genome shotgun sequence genome:
- the LOC133903725 gene encoding protein NRT1/ PTR FAMILY 8.3-like, producing the protein MKGGSISDAEEVERLPLLPLLHGQPSQDQGPYTCNGSVDIRGNPASKKHTGKWRACYSILGGEFCGAMAYYGVGTNLVSYLTKVQNQSNVTAASNIASWQGTCYLTPLLGAFLADSYWGRHQTIVISLTIFTIGMVLLTLSAVVPVSIHTMLIPLQEALPSCGLFLTALGLGGIWPCVPTFGADQFDDTDRAEKVQKEVYFNWYYIAVNGGFFLASTVLVWVQDNCGWGLGFGIPTLFSAIGIAGFLASMKLYRYQKPGGSALTRICQVTVAAIRKLHMDVPNESTLLYEVPGNESAIVGSRKLMHTDGLRFFDRAATIIASDETSADAPSPWKLCTVTQVEELKILARMLPILLTGIVFNTAEAFFPLFIEQGHVMDNHIDGFWIPPASLTTFTCLCILILAPAYNKVLMPMVSRITGMKRGLSELHRIGVGIVFAMLSLVSAAMVEMVRLDIAKKRGLVHHSAPVPMGILWQAPQYFFVGVAKVFSVVGFIEFAYEQSPDAMRSLCQACTLIMVTLGSYLVSIMLKFIDSVTASSGSHGWIPENLNEGRLDQFFWLMAGLQLLNLLVFVYCATRYKHKLAT; encoded by the exons GACCAAGGACCATATACATGCAATGGGTCTGTTGATATTAGAGGCAATCcagcatctaagaaacatacTGGAAAATGGAGAGCCTGCTACTCAATTTTAG GTGGTGAATTTTGCGGTGCCATGGCATACTATGGAGTTGGGACAAACCTGGTGAGTTACCTAACCAAGGTGCAGAATCAAAGCAACGTCACTGCGGCAAGCAATATCGCTTCTTGGCAAGGCACATGCTACCTCACTCCCCTTCTCGGAGCATTCTTGGCTGATTCATATTGGGGAAGGCACCAAACAATTGTGATTTCCCTTACCATATTTACCATT GGAATGGTTCTACTGACACTTTCAGCAGTGGTTCCAGTAAGCATCCATACAATGCTGATCCCTCTTCAGGAAGCCTTGCCATCTTGTGGCCTCTTCCTGACTGCTTTGGGCTTAGGTGGCATCTGGCCCTGTGTTCCTACTTTTGGTGCCGATCAATTTGACGACACCGATAGAGCAGAGAAGGTTCAGAAGGAGGTCTACTTCAACTGGTACTACATCGCTGTCAATGGCGGTTTCTTCCTTGCGAGTACGGTCCTCGTGTGGGTTCAGGACAACTGCGGCTGGGGATTGGGTTTCGGGATCCCGACGTTGTTTTCAGCAATTGGCATTGCTGGGTTTCTTGCCAGTATGAAGCTGTACAGGTACCAGAAACCGGGAGGAAGCGCGCTCACTAGAATTTGCCAGGTTACGGTTGCAGCAATTCGCAAGCTCCATATGGATGTGCCGAATGAAAGCACTCTTCTATATGAAGTGCCCGGCAATGAGTCGGCAATTGTAGGGAGCAGGAAGCTGATGCACACTGATGGACTAAG GTTCTTCGATCGAGCTGCCACCATCATTGCCTCTGACGAAACATCTGCTGATGCACCTAGTCCATGGAAGCTTTGCACCGTGACGCAAGTGGAGGAGCTGAAGATCTTGGCAAGAATGCTGCCTATCCTACTAACTGGCATTGTCTTCAACACTGCCGAAGCTTTCTTCCCGTTGTTCATCGAACAAGGACACGTCATGGACAATCACATCGATGGTTTCTGGATACCTCCCGCCTCTCTGACAACCTTCACCTGCCTCTGCATTCTCATCTTGGCCCCAGCGTACAACAAGGTTCTTATGCCGATGGTGAGTAGGATCACTGGAATGAAGCGAGGATTGTCTGAGCTGCATCGCATAGGTGTCGGCATTGTTTTTGCAATGCTATCGCTGGTTTCAGCTGCAATGGTCGAGATGGTGCGTCTTGACATCGCCAAGAAAAGAGGACTAGTGCATCATAGTGCTCCGGTTCCAATGGGTATCCTGTGGCAGGCACCACAGTACTTCTTTGTAGGTGTAGCCAAGGTGTTCAGCGTGGTAGGTTTCATCGAATTTGCTTATGAGCAATCCCCTGACGCCATGAGGAGCTTGTGCCAGGCTTGCACTCTCATCATGGTCACCCTTGGAAGCTACCTTGTCTCTATCATGTTAAAGTTCATCGATTCGGTGACAGCAAGCAGTGGGAGCCATGGTTGGATCCCTGAGAACCTCAACGAAGGGCGCCTTGATCAATTCTTCTGGTTGATGGCAGGATTGCAGCTGCTGAACCTGCTTGTGTTTGTGTATTGTGCTACAAGGTACAAGCACAAACTAGCTACTTGA